The window GGAGTCTGGGGTAACAGAAGCCAAGAAGGGTGAAGACCCCCAAATGCTAAACTGACTTACAAGACTTACCAATGGGCATCACTAAGAAAAAAGGCAGCCAGCAGAGGACGAAGCAgcccaccacgatgcccagcGTTTTGGCCGCTTTCTTCTCCCGGGAGAACTTGAGGAGCCTCACCGAGAAGTGCGTCTTGGTCTTGGTGCTGGCCACCCCGCTGCCTCCTGCCGGAGCGTTTTTCCGATGGATGCGGAGCGTCACTTGCTCCGAGTCCGACTTGTCGGTCTTGAGGCCAGACTTGAGGCCCCGGCTCTCCCTCTTGGCCACCACGTAGACGCGGCAGTACATGACCAAGATGATGGCCAGCGGCAGGTAGAAGGAGCCCAGCGCTGAGAAGAGCACGTAGCCCGGCTCCTCGTTGATCTGACAGATGGTCTCGTCCTCGGGGGCCGGCTGCCTCCAGCCGAACAGGGGTCCGATGGAGATGACCAGGGAGAGTGCCCAGACGCAGAGCAGAGCCATGAGACCCCTCCTCTGGGTGACGATGGTTGGGTAGCGCAGCGGGTAGCTCACGCCGATGTAGCGGTCGATGGAGATGATGCAGAGGCCCATGATGGACGCGGTGCAGCACAGAACATCCACTGCCGCCCAGATGTTGCAGAAGACCCTGCCGAAGGCCCAGTAGCCTAGGACCTCGAAGATGGCGGAGAAGGGCAGCACCGTGGAGGTGAGCAGGAGGTCGGCCACCGCCAGATTGACGATGTAGTAGTGTGTGACTGAGTGCAGGTGTCGGTGACAGGCTACGGAGAGGATCACTAGGATGTTCCCCAGCACCCCGAAAAGAATGAGGCCCCCCAAGATCACCCCGAGCAGAATGGCCTTGGAAATGTTCACCGGTGCCGGCGGTTGGGTGCAGTTGGAACTGTCGGAAGCATTTCCGGAGAGAAACACCA of the Chlorocebus sabaeus isolate Y175 chromosome 8, mChlSab1.0.hap1, whole genome shotgun sequence genome contains:
- the ADRA1A gene encoding alpha-1A adrenergic receptor isoform X3, whose amino-acid sequence is MVFLSGNASDSSNCTQPPAPVNISKAILLGVILGGLILFGVLGNILVILSVACHRHLHSVTHYYIVNLAVADLLLTSTVLPFSAIFEVLGYWAFGRVFCNIWAAVDVLCCTASIMGLCIISIDRYIGVSYPLRYPTIVTQRRGLMALLCVWALSLVISIGPLFGWRQPAPEDETICQINEEPGYVLFSALGSFYLPLAIILVMYCRVYVVAKRESRGLKSGLKTDKSDSEQVTLRIHRKNAPAGGSGVASTKTKTHFSVRLLKFSREKKAAKTLGIVVGCFVLCWLPFFLVMPIGSFFPDIKPSETVFKIVFWLGYLNSCINPIIYPCSSQEFKKAFQNVLRIQCLRRRQSSKHALGYTLHPPSQALEGQHKDTVRIPVGSGETFYRISKTDGVCEWKFFSSMPRGSARITVSKDQSSCTTARSTLCFKGTHTHNMKPTSCPRLLSLLPKEGEHLKQMDE
- the ADRA1A gene encoding alpha-1A adrenergic receptor isoform X1 encodes the protein MVFLSGNASDSSNCTQPPAPVNISKAILLGVILGGLILFGVLGNILVILSVACHRHLHSVTHYYIVNLAVADLLLTSTVLPFSAIFEVLGYWAFGRVFCNIWAAVDVLCCTASIMGLCIISIDRYIGVSYPLRYPTIVTQRRGLMALLCVWALSLVISIGPLFGWRQPAPEDETICQINEEPGYVLFSALGSFYLPLAIILVMYCRVYVVAKRESRGLKSGLKTDKSDSEQVTLRIHRKNAPAGGSGVASTKTKTHFSVRLLKFSREKKAAKTLGIVVGCFVLCWLPFFLVMPIGSFFPDIKPSETVFKIVFWLGYLNSCINPIIYPCSSQEFKKAFQNVLRIQCLRRRQSSKHALGYTLHPPSQALEGQHKDTVRIPVGSGETFYRISKTDGVCEWKFFSSMPRGSARITVSKDQSSCTTARVRSKSFLQVCCCVGPSAPSLDKNHQVPTIKVHTISLSENGEEV
- the ADRA1A gene encoding alpha-1A adrenergic receptor isoform X4, with product MVFLSGNASDSSNCTQPPAPVNISKAILLGVILGGLILFGVLGNILVILSVACHRHLHSVTHYYIVNLAVADLLLTSTVLPFSAIFEVLGYWAFGRVFCNIWAAVDVLCCTASIMGLCIISIDRYIGVSYPLRYPTIVTQRRGLMALLCVWALSLVISIGPLFGWRQPAPEDETICQINEEPGYVLFSALGSFYLPLAIILVMYCRVYVVAKRESRGLKSGLKTDKSDSEQVTLRIHRKNAPAGGSGVASTKTKTHFSVRLLKFSREKKAAKTLGIVVGCFVLCWLPFFLVMPIGSFFPDIKPSETVFKIVFWLGYLNSCINPIIYPCSSQEFKKAFQNVLRIQCLRRRQSSKHALGYTLHPPSQALEGQHKDTVRIPVGSGETFYRISKTDGVCEWKFFSSMPRGSARITVSKDQSSCTTARRGMDFFSWTEGNRYFTKNCREHIKHVNFIMPPWGKGSEC
- the ADRA1A gene encoding alpha-1A adrenergic receptor isoform X2, which produces MVFLSGNASDSSNCTQPPAPVNISKAILLGVILGGLILFGVLGNILVILSVACHRHLHSVTHYYIVNLAVADLLLTSTVLPFSAIFEVLGYWAFGRVFCNIWAAVDVLCCTASIMGLCIISIDRYIGVSYPLRYPTIVTQRRGLMALLCVWALSLVISIGPLFGWRQPAPEDETICQINEEPGYVLFSALGSFYLPLAIILVMYCRVYVVAKRESRGLKSGLKTDKSDSEQVTLRIHRKNAPAGGSGVASTKTKTHFSVRLLKFSREKKAAKTLGIVVGCFVLCWLPFFLVMPIGSFFPDIKPSETVFKIVFWLGYLNSCINPIIYPCSSQEFKKAFQNVLRIQCLRRRQSSKHALGYTLHPPSQALEGQHKDTVRIPVGSGETFYRISKTDGVCEWKFFSSMPRGSARITVSKDQSSCTTARDF